The nucleotide window CTGGTTCAAGGATCCGCTGCCGGCGCACGGCGGGTGGACGCGGATCGCCAGACTCGCCGCCTACTACAAGGATGCCCGTCCCGACCCCGAATCCATCGTCAATCCCGTCAAGATCGACCGCGAATTGACCTTCGATCGGCTGACCGGCGTCCACTATTCAGGCACGCGCCATCCCGAAGATCAGCCGTCGCACCTGATCGTGCACGATGCCAGCATCTGCGCGACCCGCTGCCGCGAGGAGTACGGCAACCCATGCATCCGCTTCTGCCCGGCCAACGTCTACGAGATGGTCGACGCCGGCGACGGCACGAAGAAGCTGCAGATCAACGCCTCGAACTGCGTGCACTGCAAGACGTGCGACATCATGGATCCCTACCAGATCATCGACTGGGTGCCTCCGGAAGGCGGCGGCGGGCCGCAGTACGAGGGGATGTAGAGCGGGATCGGGTCATCGGCTGATCGGGTAATCTGGCGACCATCGAGAAGACACGTCTCGCCGCGCCGCGGATCCGCAAGGCCCGTCTCATTGCCGCGGCCGCCGCGCCGCTCATCCGTCTGCTGGGCGCGACGTACCGGTGGCGCGTCGACGGCTTCCATCGTTACGAAGAGATCGTCAGGTCCGGCCGTCCGCCGATCCTGGCGTTCTGGCACGGCCGCGTCCTCGCGGCCACGCTCTACTTCCGCGATCGCGGCATCGTCGTCATGACGAGCGAGAACTTCGACGGCGAGTGGATTACCGGCGTCATCCAGCGCTTCGGCTATGGCGCGGCGCGCGGGTCGAGTTCGCGCGGCGGCGCGCGGGCGCTCGTGCAATTGAAGCGCGACCTCGAGGCCGGGCGGACGGTGGGGTTCGCGCTCGACGGGCCGCGCGGTCCTGCGCGGGTCGCGCAGCCGGGTGCGATCTGGCTCGCGGGGGCGACCGGCCATCCGGTACTGCCGTTCCACGTCGAAGCGTCGCGTGCCTGGACGATGAAGAGCTGGGATCGGACGCAGGTGCCGCAGCCGTTCAGCCGCGTGGCACTGGTGGTGGGAGAGCCGATCGTGGTGCCGGACTCGTCGGAGTCGGCGGTGGCGGCGGGGACGCGAGCGCTCGAGCGGCGGCTCGGAGAAATTGAATCGCGCGCGGCCGATATACTCGGCTCGCGCGCGAACCAACGCAGCGCCTAATCTAGAGGCTGCTCGACCCTGGGGTAAGGAACCGCTTTCTCCGTGCGGCAAGGCCGACCAGGCCAGTCGCCAGGAGTGCCAGCGTCGCCGGCTCCGGAACGGGCGCCAGAGTGATCTGGTCCTGTCCGGCTCCCGGGTTCGCGTCGAGCCAGGTTGTCGTCGCGGACATATATCCGCTGCCGGCACTGCTCAACGCCTGCAGATAGGACGTGCCGTATTTGAGGGCATCGTCCGACGCCATCGACACCCAGAAGGCTCCGCTCGACAAGTCGTAGTTCGTATCGTAGAGCACCTCCCAGATCGCAAGCTGCAGGCCAGCCGCCATGGCACTGGTGCCGGTGTTGTGGATGTCGACCGCGAAACTGTCGAACAACCACGCGGCCTTGCTCAACACCGCCGGTGCCAGGATGTCATCGGTGCTGCGTACGGCCACCGACTGTGGGTCCTGTTCGTTGTTGAGAACGTCCACGCAGTACGAGTAGAAGCTGCTGCCGTATCCGTTCGGCGTACCTCCCAACCATGCCCAATCCAACTCTCCCGCATAGGCCGTGACATTGCGAACACCGGCCAGAGTGACGACCTGCGCCTTGCCCAGTCCAACGAAATCGATCTGAATCGGCGAGGCGTCAGCCAGTCGCGCGAGAAGTAATACTCCGAGCGTCAATAGAACGGTCCTGCGCAACACTGCCTCCTTTCAGGGGAGCGCAGAGGCACAGGTGCTGCCAAGTTGTGACAAAACTATTT belongs to Vicinamibacterales bacterium and includes:
- a CDS encoding PEP-CTERM sorting domain-containing protein, yielding MRRTVLLTLGVLLLARLADASPIQIDFVGLGKAQVVTLAGVRNVTAYAGELDWAWLGGTPNGYGSSFYSYCVDVLNNEQDPQSVAVRSTDDILAPAVLSKAAWLFDSFAVDIHNTGTSAMAAGLQLAIWEVLYDTNYDLSSGAFWVSMASDDALKYGTSYLQALSSAGSGYMSATTTWLDANPGAGQDQITLAPVPEPATLALLATGLVGLAARRKRFLTPGSSSL
- a CDS encoding lysophospholipid acyltransferase family protein; this translates as MAFWHGRVLAATLYFRDRGIVVMTSENFDGEWITGVIQRFGYGAARGSSSRGGARALVQLKRDLEAGRTVGFALDGPRGPARVAQPGAIWLAGATGHPVLPFHVEASRAWTMKSWDRTQVPQPFSRVALVVGEPIVVPDSSESAVAAGTRALERRLGEIESRAADILGSRANQRSA